The proteins below come from a single Canis aureus isolate CA01 chromosome 14, VMU_Caureus_v.1.0, whole genome shotgun sequence genomic window:
- the GSX2 gene encoding GS homeobox 2: MSRSFYVDSLIIKDSSRPAPSLPEPHPGPDFFIPLGMPSPLVMSVSGPGCPSRKSGAFCVCPLCVTSHLHSSRGPAGSGGGGGAGAGSAGAGGGGAPGGAGALPLLKGQFSSGPGDAQFCPRVSHAHHHHHPPQHHHHHHQPQQPGSAAAAAAAAAAAAAAAAALGHPQHHAPVCAATTYNVGDPRRFHCLTMGGSDASQVPNGKRMRTAFTSTQLLELEREFSSNMYLSRLRRIEIATYLNLSEKQVKIWFQNRRVKHKKEGKGTQRNSHAGCKCVGSQAHYARSEDEDSLSPASANDDKEISPL; encoded by the exons ATGTCGCGCTCCTTCTATGTCGACTCGCTCATCATCAAGGACTCGTCGCGGCCCGCGCCCTCGCTGCCCGAGCCGCACCCCGGGCCAGATTTCTTCATCCCGCTGGGCATGCCGTCCCCGCTGGTGATGTCGGTGTCTGGGCCCGGCTGCCCGTCCCGCAAGAGCGGCGCGTTCTGCGTTTGCCCGCTCTGCGTCACTTCGCACCTGCACTCCTCGCGCGGGCCCGcgggctcgggcggcggcgggggcgcgggggccgggagCGCGGGCGCCGGGGGTggcggggcgccggggggcgCCGGGGCCCTGCCGCTGCTCAAGGGTCAGTTCTCTTCGGGTCCCGGGGACGCGCAGTTCTGCCCACGCGTGAGCCACGcgcaccatcaccaccacccgccgcagcaccaccatcaccaccaccagccccagcaaccgggctccgccgccgccgctgcggccgcggcggcggcggcggcggcggccgcggcggccttGGGGCATCCTCAGCACCACGCACCTGTCTGTGCCGCCACCACCTACAACGTGGGGGACCCGCGGAGATTCCACTGCCTCACCATGG GGGGCTCGGacgccagccaggtgcccaacgGCAAGAGGATGAGGACGGCGTTCACCAGCACGCAGCTCCTGGAGCTGGAGCGGGAATTCTCTTCCAACATGTACCTGTCTCGACTCCGGAGGATCGAAATCGCGACCTACCTGAACCTGTCGGAGAAGCAGGTGAAAATCTGGTTTCAGAACCGCCGGGTGAAGcataagaaagaagggaagggcaCCCAGAGGAACAGTCACGCGGGCTGCAAGTGTGTCGGCAGCCAGGCGCACTACGCGCGCTCCGAGGATGAGGACTCCTTGTCGCCGGCCTCGGCCAACGATGACAAGGAGATTTCCCCCCTATGA